A single window of Triplophysa rosa linkage group LG20, Trosa_1v2, whole genome shotgun sequence DNA harbors:
- the mdm4 gene encoding protein Mdm4 isoform X3, with translation MSIKILMQQPKKPEKTANNEIIFTNAEKNLSVGKGSNESPSEDPGQVSCGSVSNGQGLNASSTSTTATQSSSQRRPRDPDEDSSDGLPRSACKRPKLDVALEELELSGLPWWFLGNLRSNYTRRSNGSTDIHTNQLSPVQDEDTAIVSDTTDDLWFLNEAESEQLSVEMKEAVLEQGSDADSPHEEEETGRDSKDDSKMKEDQDEDSQCLSDDTDTEISTQDTWQCSECRKFNTPLQRYCMRCWALRKDWYKDCPRLVHSISVPDIPICTSRPERDEDEEEDDGIDMPDCLRTVSDPVVLPSHQVSRNLPPSSASSSKGKGPSQLHHLQESSEGDSQDTLDMETECHPEAILEPCKLCRVRPRNGNIIHGRTGHMITCFPCARKLHKFHAPCPGCGQIIQKVIKTFIA, from the exons ATGTCTATAAAAATCCTCATGCAGCAACCTAAGAAACCAGAGAAAACGgctaataatgaaataatattcACAA ATGCTGAAAAGAATCTTTCAGTCGGCAAGGGTTCTAATGAGTCTCCAAGTGAAGATCCTGGTCAG GTGTCCTGTGGGTCAGTTAGCAATGGACAAGGTCTCAATGCCAGCAGTACGAGCACCACTGCTACGCAGAGCTCCTCTCAACGCAGGCCACGTGATCCTGATGAAG ATTCTTCAGACGGCTTACCCAGGTCTGCTTGCAAGCGGCCAAAGCTGGACGTGGCTCTGGAAGAATTGGAACTTTCAGGATTGCCTTGGTGGTTTCTGGGTAACCTGCGAAGTAATTACACTCGGCGGAGCAATGGTTCAACAGATATCCATACTAATCAA CTCTCTCCCGTACAGGATGAGGACACAGCCATCGTGTCTGACACCACAGATGATCTGTGGTTCCTCAATGAGGCGGAGAGTGAGCAGCTGAGCGTGGAGATGAAGGAGGCCGTGCTGGAGCAGGGCAGTGATGCAGACTCGCCGCATGAAGAGGAGGAGACTGGAAGAGACAGTAAAGATGACAGCAag ATGAAGGAAGACCAGGATGAGGACTCGCAGTGTTTGAGTGATGACACCGATACAGAGATCTCCACTCAG GATACGTGGCAATGCTCAGAGTGCCGCAAATTCAACACACCGCTCCAGAGGTACTGCATGCGCTGCTGGGCTCTGCGGAAGGACTGGTACAAGGACTGTCCTCGTCTCGTGCACTCCATCTCTGTTCCGGACATCCCCATCTGCACTTCACGTCCTGAGAGGGATGAAGATGAGGAGGAAGATGATGGAATCGACATGCCCGACTGCCTCAGGACTGTGTCTGACCCAGTTGTCCTCCCTTCACATCAAGTCTCTAGAAACCTCCCCCCTTCGTCCGCTTCTTCGTCTAAAGGGAAGGGCCCTTCACAGCTTCACCACTTGCAGGAGAGCTCAGAGGGTGACAGCCAGGACACCCTGGACATGGAGACCGAATGCCATCCGGAGGCCATACTGGAGCCCTGCAAGCTGTGCCGGGTGCGGCCGCGCAACGGCAACATCATCCACGGGCGCACCGGTCACATGATCACCTGCTTTCCCTGTGCACGCAAGTTGCACAAGTTTCACGCGCCATGCCCGGGGTGTGGGCAGATTATACAGAAGGTCATCAAAACGTTTATAGCATGA
- the mdm4 gene encoding protein Mdm4 isoform X1 has protein sequence MTSLSSSHLTGSSSTCRTLPGEGSQVHPRAPLLQILRVAGAQEEVFTLKEVMHYLGQYIMMKQLYDKQRQHIVHCQDDPLGELLEVGSFSVKNPSPVYEMLKKNLVILNNSDAEKNLSVGKGSNESPSEDPGQVSCGSVSNGQGLNASSTSTTATQSSSQRRPRDPDEDSSDGLPRSACKRPKLDVALEELELSGLPWWFLGNLRSNYTRRSNGSTDIHTNQLSPVQDEDTAIVSDTTDDLWFLNEAESEQLSVEMKEAVLEQGSDADSPHEEEETGRDSKDDSKMKEDQDEDSQCLSDDTDTEISTQDTWQCSECRKFNTPLQRYCMRCWALRKDWYKDCPRLVHSISVPDIPICTSRPERDEDEEEDDGIDMPDCLRTVSDPVVLPSHQVSRNLPPSSASSSKGKGPSQLHHLQESSEGDSQDTLDMETECHPEAILEPCKLCRVRPRNGNIIHGRTGHMITCFPCARKLHKFHAPCPGCGQIIQKVIKTFIA, from the exons ATGACATCACTGTCATCATCTCATTTGACGGGGTCGAGCTCAACATGCAGGACCCTTCCTGGGGAGGGGAGCCAG GTCCACCCCAGGGCTCCCCTCCTGCAGATACTGAGAGTGGCAGGTGCTCAGGAGGAGGTGTTTACTCTGAAGGAG GTCATGCACTATCTGGGTCAGTACATCATGATGAAGCAGCTGTATGACAAACAAAGGCAACACATCGTCCACTGTCAAGATGACCCACTCGGAGAGCTGCTGGAAGTGGGGAGCTTTTCTGTTAAGAACCCCAG TCCTGTGTATGAGATGCTGAAGAAGAATTTGGTTATTTTGAATAATTCGG ATGCTGAAAAGAATCTTTCAGTCGGCAAGGGTTCTAATGAGTCTCCAAGTGAAGATCCTGGTCAG GTGTCCTGTGGGTCAGTTAGCAATGGACAAGGTCTCAATGCCAGCAGTACGAGCACCACTGCTACGCAGAGCTCCTCTCAACGCAGGCCACGTGATCCTGATGAAG ATTCTTCAGACGGCTTACCCAGGTCTGCTTGCAAGCGGCCAAAGCTGGACGTGGCTCTGGAAGAATTGGAACTTTCAGGATTGCCTTGGTGGTTTCTGGGTAACCTGCGAAGTAATTACACTCGGCGGAGCAATGGTTCAACAGATATCCATACTAATCAA CTCTCTCCCGTACAGGATGAGGACACAGCCATCGTGTCTGACACCACAGATGATCTGTGGTTCCTCAATGAGGCGGAGAGTGAGCAGCTGAGCGTGGAGATGAAGGAGGCCGTGCTGGAGCAGGGCAGTGATGCAGACTCGCCGCATGAAGAGGAGGAGACTGGAAGAGACAGTAAAGATGACAGCAag ATGAAGGAAGACCAGGATGAGGACTCGCAGTGTTTGAGTGATGACACCGATACAGAGATCTCCACTCAG GATACGTGGCAATGCTCAGAGTGCCGCAAATTCAACACACCGCTCCAGAGGTACTGCATGCGCTGCTGGGCTCTGCGGAAGGACTGGTACAAGGACTGTCCTCGTCTCGTGCACTCCATCTCTGTTCCGGACATCCCCATCTGCACTTCACGTCCTGAGAGGGATGAAGATGAGGAGGAAGATGATGGAATCGACATGCCCGACTGCCTCAGGACTGTGTCTGACCCAGTTGTCCTCCCTTCACATCAAGTCTCTAGAAACCTCCCCCCTTCGTCCGCTTCTTCGTCTAAAGGGAAGGGCCCTTCACAGCTTCACCACTTGCAGGAGAGCTCAGAGGGTGACAGCCAGGACACCCTGGACATGGAGACCGAATGCCATCCGGAGGCCATACTGGAGCCCTGCAAGCTGTGCCGGGTGCGGCCGCGCAACGGCAACATCATCCACGGGCGCACCGGTCACATGATCACCTGCTTTCCCTGTGCACGCAAGTTGCACAAGTTTCACGCGCCATGCCCGGGGTGTGGGCAGATTATACAGAAGGTCATCAAAACGTTTATAGCATGA
- the mdm4 gene encoding protein Mdm4 isoform X2, producing MTSLSSSHLTGSSSTCRTLPGEGSQVHPRAPLLQILRVAGAQEEVFTLKEVMHYLGQYIMMKQLYDKQRQHIVHCQDDPLGELLEVGSFSVKNPSPVYEMLKKNLVILNNSDAEKNLSVGKGSNESPSEDPGQVSCGSVSNGQGLNASSTSTTATQSSSQRRPRDPDEDSSDGLPRSACKRPKLDVALEELELSGLPWWFLGNLRSNYTRRSNGSTDIHTNQDEDTAIVSDTTDDLWFLNEAESEQLSVEMKEAVLEQGSDADSPHEEEETGRDSKDDSKMKEDQDEDSQCLSDDTDTEISTQDTWQCSECRKFNTPLQRYCMRCWALRKDWYKDCPRLVHSISVPDIPICTSRPERDEDEEEDDGIDMPDCLRTVSDPVVLPSHQVSRNLPPSSASSSKGKGPSQLHHLQESSEGDSQDTLDMETECHPEAILEPCKLCRVRPRNGNIIHGRTGHMITCFPCARKLHKFHAPCPGCGQIIQKVIKTFIA from the exons ATGACATCACTGTCATCATCTCATTTGACGGGGTCGAGCTCAACATGCAGGACCCTTCCTGGGGAGGGGAGCCAG GTCCACCCCAGGGCTCCCCTCCTGCAGATACTGAGAGTGGCAGGTGCTCAGGAGGAGGTGTTTACTCTGAAGGAG GTCATGCACTATCTGGGTCAGTACATCATGATGAAGCAGCTGTATGACAAACAAAGGCAACACATCGTCCACTGTCAAGATGACCCACTCGGAGAGCTGCTGGAAGTGGGGAGCTTTTCTGTTAAGAACCCCAG TCCTGTGTATGAGATGCTGAAGAAGAATTTGGTTATTTTGAATAATTCGG ATGCTGAAAAGAATCTTTCAGTCGGCAAGGGTTCTAATGAGTCTCCAAGTGAAGATCCTGGTCAG GTGTCCTGTGGGTCAGTTAGCAATGGACAAGGTCTCAATGCCAGCAGTACGAGCACCACTGCTACGCAGAGCTCCTCTCAACGCAGGCCACGTGATCCTGATGAAG ATTCTTCAGACGGCTTACCCAGGTCTGCTTGCAAGCGGCCAAAGCTGGACGTGGCTCTGGAAGAATTGGAACTTTCAGGATTGCCTTGGTGGTTTCTGGGTAACCTGCGAAGTAATTACACTCGGCGGAGCAATGGTTCAACAGATATCCATACTAATCAA GATGAGGACACAGCCATCGTGTCTGACACCACAGATGATCTGTGGTTCCTCAATGAGGCGGAGAGTGAGCAGCTGAGCGTGGAGATGAAGGAGGCCGTGCTGGAGCAGGGCAGTGATGCAGACTCGCCGCATGAAGAGGAGGAGACTGGAAGAGACAGTAAAGATGACAGCAag ATGAAGGAAGACCAGGATGAGGACTCGCAGTGTTTGAGTGATGACACCGATACAGAGATCTCCACTCAG GATACGTGGCAATGCTCAGAGTGCCGCAAATTCAACACACCGCTCCAGAGGTACTGCATGCGCTGCTGGGCTCTGCGGAAGGACTGGTACAAGGACTGTCCTCGTCTCGTGCACTCCATCTCTGTTCCGGACATCCCCATCTGCACTTCACGTCCTGAGAGGGATGAAGATGAGGAGGAAGATGATGGAATCGACATGCCCGACTGCCTCAGGACTGTGTCTGACCCAGTTGTCCTCCCTTCACATCAAGTCTCTAGAAACCTCCCCCCTTCGTCCGCTTCTTCGTCTAAAGGGAAGGGCCCTTCACAGCTTCACCACTTGCAGGAGAGCTCAGAGGGTGACAGCCAGGACACCCTGGACATGGAGACCGAATGCCATCCGGAGGCCATACTGGAGCCCTGCAAGCTGTGCCGGGTGCGGCCGCGCAACGGCAACATCATCCACGGGCGCACCGGTCACATGATCACCTGCTTTCCCTGTGCACGCAAGTTGCACAAGTTTCACGCGCCATGCCCGGGGTGTGGGCAGATTATACAGAAGGTCATCAAAACGTTTATAGCATGA